The genomic stretch GCTCCAGGAACTGAACGTGCATCAAATTGAGCTGGAGATGCAGAACGAGGAACTCCAGCGGGCGCAGGATGATGCGGAAGCCGCAGGGGTACGCTATTACCGCCTCTATAATTCAGTGCCGGCCGGCTATTTCTCCTTCACGAAGGGGGGGGTAATTGTTGAGGCTAATCTTACCGCCAGCACGATGCTCGGCGTGGCGAGGGGCGCGCTGGTTAACCAGGCCCTCGCCGACTTCATCGTTGAAGAAGACAAGGATATCTATTACCTGCATCGCAAGCGGCTATTAGAGTCGCAGCCGACGGATTTGACAGGCGAAGAGCACGTCGGTGAGAGCCATGATTGCGAAGTGAGGCTGAAGAAACAGGATGGGGGCGTTTTCTGGGCGCATCTGGTGGAAACCCTTGCGAAGGAGGCCGATGGCGCCCTGTTGTCCCATGTCGTGATGACGGATATCTCAAAACGGAGGCGGGCTGAAATCGCGCTGCTTGCCAGCGCGGCACGGTACAAGACGATCCTGCAGATCGCCATGGACGGGTTTTGGCTTGCGGATATGCAGGGGCATTTGATGGAAGTCAATGAAACGTTTTGCAGGATGAGCGGTTACAGCGAGGCAGAACTGCTGACCATGCAGATACCCGACCTGGAGGCGGTCGAATCGGCTGAAGATATCACCGTTCACATCCAGAAGGTTATGGCGCAGGGGGCGGATCGTTTCGAGTCCCGGCAACGTCGAAAGGATGGAACCCTGTATGACGTTGAAGTCAGTGTCCAATACAGGCCCGTCGATGGCGGGCGGTTGGTCTCTTTTATCCGCGATATCACCGGCCGTAAACGGATCGAGGAATCACTGCTCAAGGCTGAAAAAAGGATCAAAAGCGGTCTGGACAATCTCATTGAAGGCTGTCAGATCATCGGGTTTGACTGGCACTATCTGTATCTTAACGATTCCGCCGTCCGGCATGGACAACTAAACCGGGAGGAATTGCTGGGTCGCACGATGATGGAGGCATTTCCTGGCATTGAGGGGACGGCGATGTTTGCGACCCTCAAGCGATGTATGGAAAAAAGAACAGCGGAAAAAATGGAGAACGAATTCATTTATCGGGATAACTCTCGCAGATGGTTTGAATTGAGCATTCAGCCCGTTGAGGAGGGGATTTTCATTCTCTCCATTGACATTACCGCACAGAAGCAGCACGAGGCGGAACGCGAAAAGTTTGCTGACCTGCTCCGTCAGGCCCAGAAACTGGAGGCGGTGGGCCGGCTGGCGGGGGGGGTGGCTCATGATTTCAACAATAAACTCCATATCATCTTGAGCTGTGTGGATGAAATCCTGAAGAATTCCCCGCTCGCCCCTCCTGTTGTGGCCGATCTCTATGAAATCAAGACCGCGGCGGTCCGCTCTGCGGAACTCACCCGGCAATTGCTTGCCTTCTCACGGAAACAGCCCATCTCCCCGGTGATGATGGATTTGAACGAGGCGATTCATGACAGCATGAAGATGATCACCCGAGTGATTGGCGAAAACATCAAGTTGAATTTCACGGGGACTCCCGAACTCTGGCAGGTGTTGCTGGATCGCGGGCAATTGGATCAGGTGTTAGTCAATCTGGCCGCCAATGCGCGCGATGCCATCACCCAGGCAGGGCATATCTCCATTGAGGTCGCCAATCGGACACTTTGCGAGGCCGAGTGCACGAATCAGGTTGATTTCGTGTCGCCCGGGGATTATGTGACGCTGTCTTTCCGTGACGATGGAGCGGGCATGTCACAGGAACTGCAATCTCATATTTTTGAGCCATTCTTCACCACCAAGGCAGTGGGGAAAGGGACCGGTCTGGGATTGGCCACGGTGTACGGGATCGTCAAACAGAATCATGGGGCCATTACGGTGAGCAGTATGCCCGGCGTCGGCACTACGTTTGTCATCTACTTGCCAAGCTGTGGCCAGGCCACGGGCGACATGACAGAAGAAACCGTGAGCCCCATTCCCACAGGGACGGAGACGGTGCTGGTGGTTGAAGATGATGAGAGTGTGCTCCATCTCGCCCGGCGGCATCTGGCGCAGCAAGGGTATACGGTGTTAACCGCCAGCACGCCCCGGAGCGCTGTGCAGCTATGCGAGCAATACCCGGATTCGATTCACTTGCTGCTCAGTGATGTGATTATGCCCGCCATGGGCGGGCGTGAATTGTCGGAATGCATCCGGAAGATCCGGCCTGACATCCGCATCATGTTTATGTCGGGATATCCGGTGGACATCATGGAGCAGCACGGCCAGTTGACTCCGGGAATATGTATACTGCACAAGCCTTTCACCAGGGCTGAACTCGCGCAACATGTCCGTGACGTGCTGGATCATTGAAGCTTGAGCAACCGATTCATCGTTTTAGCGGGGAGGCCCCTTGACCATTTTCAGGATCAGGGTGTCGAGGCCGTTGATGAAGGCCTGGATACTGAAGGACTCGGCGTGGGCGCGGATGAGGCGGGGATCCCAGGTTTGGTTTGAACAGGCCTCGATGGCGGCGATAAGGGCGTCGGGGGTTTGCTGGTCGAAGAAGAGTCCGGACACCTTCGCCTTGACGGTTTCCAGGGCGCCGCCGCGGCCGTAGGCCACCACCGGGCGGCCGCAGGCCTGGGCTTCGAGCGGCGCGATCCCGAAATCTTCCTCGCCCGGGAAGATAAATATGCGGCACCGGCGATAGAGCTCCAGTAATTCCTCGTCCGTTTGCCGGCCTAGCAGCTCAATGTTGGGGCTGGCCATGGCCTTTAGCGCTTCAAACTCGGTGCCCGTTCCCACGATTTTTAATTTACGGCCGGTTCGGTTGTAGGCGGTCACCGCCAGATCGATTTTTTTGTAAGGGACCAGGGCCGAGGCGATCAGGTCGAAGTCGCCGGCAGGTTGGTAATCCGGGGTCCAGCGGTCGAGGTCGACGGGCGGATACAGGACGTCCGCCTCGCGGCCATAGAAGCGATTGATCCGGGCGGCAATGTAGTGGCTGATCCCCACGAAACGGGTGACCCGGTGGGCCGTCAAGCGGTCCCAGCGCCGTAACCAGGCCAGCAGGGGGCGCGCCAGCAACCGCTTCAGAGGGTTTCCCTTGAGGTATTCGTCATGAAACAGCCAGGCATAGCGCATGGGGGTGAAGCAGTAACACAGATGGGGGGTGTCCGAGCGCAGGCCTTTGGCGACGCAGTGGCTGGTGCTGATGATCAGGTCGGCCGGGGGGATCTTGAATTGTTCAATGGCCGAGGGGAAAAATGGCAGGAAATAGCGATAGCGCTTTTCAATGGAGGGAATAGCCTGAAGCCAGGACGTGTGGATGGGATGGCGGTTGATGGTGTCGGTAATGGGACCCGGATTGTGAATGAGGGTGTAGATGGGTGCCCCGGGGAATCCCTCGCAGAGGATCTCCAAGACCCGTTCCCCTCCGCGCATGCCGGTGATCCAGTCATGACAGAGCACCACGCGCAGGGTTTTCCAGGAAGGAGGGAATGTGTAGCTCATGATGGGGTTACACTCCTAATGGCGTCGTCGCCAGGTCTTTATAGAGGGCGATGGTTTGTTGGGCGGCATGGGCCCAGGTGAACTGGCGTGCCTGCTCAAAGCCTCGCGCAATCAGGGTGCGTCGCAAGCGGGCATCGGTGAGGACGGTCATGATGCCTTCCGCCAGTCCGGGGATGTTGCCGAGCGGGGTGTAGAAGGCCGCCTCACCTCCGATTTCCTTGAGGACAGGGATATCGCTGCATACCATGGGCGTGCCGCAGGCCATGGCCTCGACCACGGGGAGCCCGAAGCCTTCATAACGGGAAGGGAGCACCACCAGATCCGCATCCTGGTAGGCCTTGACGAGCGCGGAGCTGGTTTGATAGCCCGCCCAGAGGACGGCCTCCTCCAGGCCCAGTTCTTTGACCAGCTGGCCGGCTTCCGGGTAGCGTGGATCGGGGGGGCCGAGGATTTTCAGCTTCAGTGGGAAGGGGGCGGTCTGCCGGGCCAGGGCGAACGCCTGGATCAGCAACGTCAGGTTTTTATATGGGTCACTCCGGCCAACATAAAGCAGGGTGCGCGGTCGTGCGGGATCATCACGGAGCGGGTCCGGTACCGGGGCCGGGACGAAACTGGGGGAAACGCCATTGTAGATGACCTTCACGGTATTGTGCCGGTCCGGTGGGATGTTGAGATGCTCCACGATGTCAGAGCGGGAGGCTTCGCTGACCGCGATGATCCGGTCCGCGCGTGCCCCGATTTCAAGCATCAGGCGCCGGTAGATGGGAAAGAGTCTGGTTTTCAATGCCCGCGGGGTGGCCGAGGGGAAGAGCAGGGGAATCAGATCGTGAATGGTGGCCACGCAGCGGATTTTTCCGACCCGGCCGCGCGGGAAGCAGGAAAGCGGGATCATGTAATTGGTGGAATGATAGACCTCAATGCCGTGTCGGGCGAGTCGTGACGGGAGCATGAGTTGACTGTGGGGGGAGAAGACGCTCCAGGGGACGATGTCGGGCCGGAAGTTCGGTTTGTCGGCCAGTTCGGCCTCTACCCAGGTCCGCTCGGCGAGCGTCCGGTCGGAAAAAATCAGCAGGTACGAGTTGGTATGATCCTCGCGGGCGATGTGGCGGATCAATTCGCGGGTATGGGCGCCAATGCCTGAGATCTCGTTGAATATCCAGCGGGCGTCGAGTGCGATCTTCATGACAAAACCTTCCGGTAAACATCCAGTGTTTTAAGAGCGGTGTCCCGCCAGGAGAAGCGGGCGGCGTGAGCGGGGGCCTGTTGGGCGAGGCTCCGGCGGCGGGCCGGATCATTCAGCAGGGCCATGAGGGTGGCGGACCAGACACCGGCGTCAAAGCCGGGGATCAGCACCGAGGCCTCCCCCGCCAGCATTTCCGGGAGTGAGCCGCCCATGGAGGAGACCACGGGGGTGCCACAGGCCATCGCCTCGAGCGGAGGGAGGCCGAACCCTTCATAATGGGACGTAATGACATAAAGTTCGGCCCCGGCATAGAGGGCGAACAGATCCGCGTCGGAGACATATTCCAAGTAGCGGATGCAGTCCCTGCGCGGGGAGGTGTTCATACGCTCCAGGATCGGCTCCACCTTCCACCCCTTCATACCGGCAATGACCAGATCGCCGTCAAAGTCCGGTAATTGTTCAAAGACGTCAATCAGGAAGGGGATGTTTTTGCGGGGTTCCAGGGTGCCGACGCTCAGGAGATAGGGACGCTCCAGATTCAGTTTCCGCCGGGTTTCGGAGATGTGGGCGGCCGGGGGACGGGTACACCCTGGGGTGACGCCTAACGGGGTCGAGAAGATACGGGCGGGATCCAGCCCCAGTAGCGCGACGGTTTCTTTTTTACTGAATTCTGAAATCGTGATGACCGCATCGGCACGCCGGACGGTGTCGTGGATAAAAGTGGAAAGATAGGCCAGGTTCTTTTTTTCTGAAAATTCCGGGTAACGCAGAAAACTCATGTCATGGATGGACACGACTTTCTTCCCCTGGGTGAGCGGAGGGATGGTGAAATTTGGAAAATGATAGAGATCGGCCTTTCCGGCAAACCAGTCAAAGGGTGGCCATTGAAGCCGTTTCCACGCCTGTTGTGCGTATTTGCCCGGCATCCAGCGTACGGGTTTCTGATGGGCGCCGGGGCACGGGAAATCGAGGCCACGGCGATGGAAGTCGAAGTAGAACAAATCCAGGGCGTCGGTGGGCGCCATGAGCGGGGCGAGATGTTCCACCAGATTTCTCGTGTAACGCCCCACTCCGGCCCGTTGTGAAACGGCTGACTGTATATCCACACAGATTCTCATTGCTTTCGTCCCTGAATCCCTTTGAAATGGGTGACATTGTAATGAGGGCTTGGAAAACGACAAGAACAGAGTGAAACGCGCCCCAAGGGGTGCCAAGGTGGAAGCCGTTTCGACGATAGGCGGTTAGGAACAAATATGAGCATGGCGCAGGGACTGTATGTAGTGGGAACGCCCATCGGGAATCTGGACGATTTATCGGCCCGGGCGATTGAAACGTTGAAGCAGGTGAACGGGATTTTAGCCGAAGATACGCGGCACACCCGTATTCTGTTAGACCGGTTCGGGATCAAGACCCCTGCGTATAGCTGCCATAAATTCAATGAAGCGGCCCGGGTGGATGGCATTCTGGCCCGTTTACGTGCCGGTGAGTCGCTGGCGCTGGTGTCCGATGCCGGGATGCCGGGGGTATCCGATCCGGGCTCGCGGATGGTGGCCGCCTGCCGCAAGGCCGGGATTCCGGTGATTTGCGTACCCGGCCCGTCTTCCGTCACTGCGGCGATTTCGCTGTGCGGCTTTCCCGGTGCGGGATTTGTCTTTGCCGGTTTCACCCCCAGGAAAAGCGGGGCCCTGCGGAAATTCCTGCTGGAGTTCGCCACCTGTCCCGTTCCGGTGGCGGTGTTTGAGTCCCCGTACCGCCTGATGAAGCTGCTGGATGAAATTGAGGTGACGCTGGGGGAGCGAGAGCTCTTTGTCGGGCGCGAGCTGACGAAGAAATTCGAGGAGACCGTCTGGGGGGGGGCAACGGAGCTTAAACGCGTTTTTCAAGGGCGGACCATCAAAGGTGAAATTGTTCTGGTAATCGCTTCACCCCGTTGACAGCAACCGCCATGGGTGTTAGCCTTTGGCCAGTTATAACAAGGGATCTTATGGAAATATCCAGTGACAGCGTAGAAGTTGCAATTCAGTCCCTCGACGCATTGGTTCGGGTACATGGACGGGCGACTTTCAAAATCGGGCCCGCTCTCAAACAATTCGGATTGATGGCCATTGAAAAGGGTTGTCGCCGGGTGATTATCGAGATGCAGGATTGTGTGGGCATGGATAGCACCTTTATGGGGGTATTGGCCGGTCTGGCCACCCAGATCAAGAAATCTGACGGTGAAATTATCCTGCGGAATATCAGTGATAAAAATGCCTTTTTGATCAAAATGCTGGGGATCAATCATCTGGTCAAAATCGATACCGCCGCGGCGAGTGACATGACCCGTCAAAGCATGCCGCTGGACATCGGGTCGGACAAGAAGCAGATGACCCAGACCATGATTTCGGCCCATGAAGCCCTGATCGAAGCCGCGCCTGATAATATGGTTAAATTCAAGGATGTGCTTGTCTATCTGAAGGAGGATCTCTCGCGGACGGTGGCGCAGCAGGGATCTGCCGCGAAACCCAATCCTTGAGTCTCCGGCGAATGCCCGTTCTCCGGGCATCGCCTGCTTCCCGGCTGAATCCGAATCCCAATGGTGTTTTTCAATGGTCTATTTTAAGAGGACTGATTTGTGACTGCAAAACGTGATTATTACGAGGTGCTCGGGGTGGCGAGGTCGGCGTCAGTCGATGATATCAAGAAAGCCTACCGCCGCATGGCGATGCAATATCACCCCGACCGGAATCAGGGGGATAAGGGCTCCGAGGCCAAATTCAAGGAAGTCAGCGAGGCCTACGAAATTTTGAGTGATGCCGGCAAGCGGCGTCAATATGACCAGTACGGCCATGAGGGGCTGAAGTCCACCTTTGGTCCGGATGGCTTCAATTTCTCCAGGGATTTTACCCATGTTTCTGATTTGCAGGATCTGTTCGGAAGCCTCTTTGGTGAGGGGGGCGGGGTGTTTGATGATTTGATGGGAGGCGGCCGACGGACCTCCCGCACGGGCCCGCAACAGGGCGCGGATCTCCGGTTCGACCTGGAGATCGGCTTCGAGGAAGCCATGTTCGGGGCGCAGCAGGATATCACGCTGCCGGTGACCGAGCAGTGTGCGTCCTGTAACGGGATGGGAAGTGAGCCGGGAAGTTCCGAGGAAACCTGCCGTCATTGCGGGGGCCGGGGGGCTGTGATTGCGGCGAGCGGGTTCTTCCAAGTCCGCCAGACCTGTCCGGTCTGTTCGGGAAGCGGCAAGATGATTACCAAGCCCTGTCGTGACTGCAAAGGTGCGGGGCGGATCAAAAATAAAAAACGACTGACCTTGAGGATTCCCGCAGGCGTTGAGACGGGCTCCCGTCTGCGGCTGGCCGGACGCGGGGAGGGCGGGGTACGGGGCGGCGTTGCCGGTGACCTGTACGTGATCCTCCATGTGCGTGAACATGACCTGTTCCACCGGGAAGGCTCCGAATTGCTTTGCGAGGTTCCTATTCCCATGCATATCGCGGCTCTCGGCGGTGATGTGAATGTGCCCACCATTGACGGGTTTGTGCCGCTGACGGTGGAGGCGGGAACCGAGTCGGGCCATATGTTCCGGTTGCGTGGCAAGGGCGCCCCCAGCCTGAATGGGGATGGCCGGGGCGACCTGCATATCCGGGCGATCGTTGAGGTGCCCGTCAAATTGAGCTCGAAGCAGAAAAAAGCGCTTAAGGATTACAGTGATTTGTGCGCGGATGATAATTACCCTCTGAGCCGGAAACTGCACGAACGCGCCGAGCAGTTCCTCAAGGCCAAACCCGGTGACAAGTGAGCGCTGACAGATGATCCCG from bacterium encodes the following:
- a CDS encoding PAS domain S-box protein codes for the protein MSTDDKRKRPLRMSKDESEAPGAEVTRKIRLEARATLRKQAEARITLSPETVAAMTPVQMQKTLQELNVHQIELEMQNEELQRAQDDAEAAGVRYYRLYNSVPAGYFSFTKGGVIVEANLTASTMLGVARGALVNQALADFIVEEDKDIYYLHRKRLLESQPTDLTGEEHVGESHDCEVRLKKQDGGVFWAHLVETLAKEADGALLSHVVMTDISKRRRAEIALLASAARYKTILQIAMDGFWLADMQGHLMEVNETFCRMSGYSEAELLTMQIPDLEAVESAEDITVHIQKVMAQGADRFESRQRRKDGTLYDVEVSVQYRPVDGGRLVSFIRDITGRKRIEESLLKAEKRIKSGLDNLIEGCQIIGFDWHYLYLNDSAVRHGQLNREELLGRTMMEAFPGIEGTAMFATLKRCMEKRTAEKMENEFIYRDNSRRWFELSIQPVEEGIFILSIDITAQKQHEAEREKFADLLRQAQKLEAVGRLAGGVAHDFNNKLHIILSCVDEILKNSPLAPPVVADLYEIKTAAVRSAELTRQLLAFSRKQPISPVMMDLNEAIHDSMKMITRVIGENIKLNFTGTPELWQVLLDRGQLDQVLVNLAANARDAITQAGHISIEVANRTLCEAECTNQVDFVSPGDYVTLSFRDDGAGMSQELQSHIFEPFFTTKAVGKGTGLGLATVYGIVKQNHGAITVSSMPGVGTTFVIYLPSCGQATGDMTEETVSPIPTGTETVLVVEDDESVLHLARRHLAQQGYTVLTASTPRSAVQLCEQYPDSIHLLLSDVIMPAMGGRELSECIRKIRPDIRIMFMSGYPVDIMEQHGQLTPGICILHKPFTRAELAQHVRDVLDH
- a CDS encoding glycosyltransferase, encoding MSYTFPPSWKTLRVVLCHDWITGMRGGERVLEILCEGFPGAPIYTLIHNPGPITDTINRHPIHTSWLQAIPSIEKRYRYFLPFFPSAIEQFKIPPADLIISTSHCVAKGLRSDTPHLCYCFTPMRYAWLFHDEYLKGNPLKRLLARPLLAWLRRWDRLTAHRVTRFVGISHYIAARINRFYGREADVLYPPVDLDRWTPDYQPAGDFDLIASALVPYKKIDLAVTAYNRTGRKLKIVGTGTEFEALKAMASPNIELLGRQTDEELLELYRRCRIFIFPGEEDFGIAPLEAQACGRPVVAYGRGGALETVKAKVSGLFFDQQTPDALIAAIEACSNQTWDPRLIRAHAESFSIQAFINGLDTLILKMVKGPPR
- a CDS encoding glycosyltransferase family 1 protein, which encodes MKIALDARWIFNEISGIGAHTRELIRHIAREDHTNSYLLIFSDRTLAERTWVEAELADKPNFRPDIVPWSVFSPHSQLMLPSRLARHGIEVYHSTNYMIPLSCFPRGRVGKIRCVATIHDLIPLLFPSATPRALKTRLFPIYRRLMLEIGARADRIIAVSEASRSDIVEHLNIPPDRHNTVKVIYNGVSPSFVPAPVPDPLRDDPARPRTLLYVGRSDPYKNLTLLIQAFALARQTAPFPLKLKILGPPDPRYPEAGQLVKELGLEEAVLWAGYQTSSALVKAYQDADLVVLPSRYEGFGLPVVEAMACGTPMVCSDIPVLKEIGGEAAFYTPLGNIPGLAEGIMTVLTDARLRRTLIARGFEQARQFTWAHAAQQTIALYKDLATTPLGV
- a CDS encoding glycosyltransferase family 1 protein is translated as MDIQSAVSQRAGVGRYTRNLVEHLAPLMAPTDALDLFYFDFHRRGLDFPCPGAHQKPVRWMPGKYAQQAWKRLQWPPFDWFAGKADLYHFPNFTIPPLTQGKKVVSIHDMSFLRYPEFSEKKNLAYLSTFIHDTVRRADAVITISEFSKKETVALLGLDPARIFSTPLGVTPGCTRPPAAHISETRRKLNLERPYLLSVGTLEPRKNIPFLIDVFEQLPDFDGDLVIAGMKGWKVEPILERMNTSPRRDCIRYLEYVSDADLFALYAGAELYVITSHYEGFGLPPLEAMACGTPVVSSMGGSLPEMLAGEASVLIPGFDAGVWSATLMALLNDPARRRSLAQQAPAHAARFSWRDTALKTLDVYRKVLS
- the rsmI gene encoding 16S rRNA (cytidine(1402)-2'-O)-methyltransferase, with the protein product MSMAQGLYVVGTPIGNLDDLSARAIETLKQVNGILAEDTRHTRILLDRFGIKTPAYSCHKFNEAARVDGILARLRAGESLALVSDAGMPGVSDPGSRMVAACRKAGIPVICVPGPSSVTAAISLCGFPGAGFVFAGFTPRKSGALRKFLLEFATCPVPVAVFESPYRLMKLLDEIEVTLGERELFVGRELTKKFEETVWGGATELKRVFQGRTIKGEIVLVIASPR
- a CDS encoding STAS domain-containing protein, with translation MEISSDSVEVAIQSLDALVRVHGRATFKIGPALKQFGLMAIEKGCRRVIIEMQDCVGMDSTFMGVLAGLATQIKKSDGEIILRNISDKNAFLIKMLGINHLVKIDTAAASDMTRQSMPLDIGSDKKQMTQTMISAHEALIEAAPDNMVKFKDVLVYLKEDLSRTVAQQGSAAKPNP
- the dnaJ gene encoding molecular chaperone DnaJ — its product is MTAKRDYYEVLGVARSASVDDIKKAYRRMAMQYHPDRNQGDKGSEAKFKEVSEAYEILSDAGKRRQYDQYGHEGLKSTFGPDGFNFSRDFTHVSDLQDLFGSLFGEGGGVFDDLMGGGRRTSRTGPQQGADLRFDLEIGFEEAMFGAQQDITLPVTEQCASCNGMGSEPGSSEETCRHCGGRGAVIAASGFFQVRQTCPVCSGSGKMITKPCRDCKGAGRIKNKKRLTLRIPAGVETGSRLRLAGRGEGGVRGGVAGDLYVILHVREHDLFHREGSELLCEVPIPMHIAALGGDVNVPTIDGFVPLTVEAGTESGHMFRLRGKGAPSLNGDGRGDLHIRAIVEVPVKLSSKQKKALKDYSDLCADDNYPLSRKLHERAEQFLKAKPGDK